The window TCACCAACACCGATCCGTCGCCCAGCAGGTCCCTCGAACCGCCAAAGGTCAGGACTTTCGGAGACTTCGTGAAATCCAGTTCTCGGACCCGGACGCCCTCGAAGTCTTCCCGCATGACCCCACGCGAGACCCCGAACGCCCGTTCCAGATACTCCTTTTCCCCCTTGCCGACCCAGACCTTGGCATTCGGAAAGGCGCGAATCTCGCCGGTGTGGTCGAAATGCGTGTGCGTGAGCACGATGTGACGCACCATGTCGGGCGTGATGGCCATGCGGGCGAGCTGGGCGATCACGTCCTGACCCTCGGCCATTTTCGGCAGTTCGTAACCGCGCTCCGCGACGAACTTCAAGAGTCCGCCGAGGTATTCCTGCGGCCGAAACGCAAAATGGTGATTCAGGCCCGTGTCGATCAGCACGATGTCGTCGCCGTGCCGGACGAGCGCGCAAAGGATCGGGATGGTCACAGGGTCCTTAGTGCCGCCCTCATGCAAGTGACCGTCGGTCGA is drawn from Deltaproteobacteria bacterium and contains these coding sequences:
- a CDS encoding N-acyl homoserine lactonase family protein, coding for MPNKLFRGYFVYAIVVAIAASLSACKPPPVELTPGRFEVIEPARDRAAVDGLWLIKTGEATSTDGHLHEGGTKDPVTIPILCALVRHGDDIVLIDTGLNHHFAFRPQEYLGGLLKFVAERGYELPKMAEGQDVIAQLARMAITPDMVRHIVLTHTHFDHTGEIRAFPNAKVWVGKGEKEYLERAFGVSRGVMREDFEGVRVRELDFTKSPKVLTFGGSRDLLGDGSVLVIPTPGHTPGSISILVKTKSGDILLVGDAAYTMTNIEKPVLIGLATSREQAADTLTRLHDLRRARTELRIIPSHDPLIWPAGRSDPWPLHAPSGQPATEDTNP